DNA from Desulfuromonas sp. AOP6:
AATCGGTGCCCTTGGGATCGATGACCACGGGGAGATCGGCGGCCTGGCCGAGGGCGATAATTTCCTGGACGACTCTCTCCGTGAGAACGCCTTTGAGGTAATCGGACAGCAGAATCCCCTGCACGTCGGGCAGCAACTGCCGGACTTTCGCCAGCAGGCGTTCCTCGTCTGCAGTGGAGATGGGGGTACAGACCTCGCGATCGATGCGCAGCATCTGCTGATTGCTGGCGAGGATACGGCTTTTGCGGCTGGTGGTCCGGCCCGCGTCCCAGACCAGGCCATCGACATCGATGCGGCGCGCCTGCAGCAGTTCCTGCAGCCTGCGGCCGTCGGCGTCCTCTCCGAGAACACTGGCGACGCGCACCCGGCAGCCGAGGGACAACAGATTGTTGGCCACGTTGCCAGCCCCACCCAAGCGCAGGTCTTCCCCTGTGATGTTTACTATGGGAACCGGCGCTTCCGGCGAAATGCGGTCGGATTTTCCCCAGAGATACTCGTCGAGCATCAGGTCGCCGACCACCAGGATGGATAGATTTTCAAAGGATTCCAGCAGTTTTTCCGTTTCGCCGTAATTCATGGTTGATCTATGCACTTTCCGCAGGGGTACAAAGAGCCTCTTCCACCAGGTCACAGAGGATGTGAATGATGGTCAGGTGGGCTTCTTGAATGTAAGGAGTGTGAGCAGCGGGAACAACCAGGGCCAGATCCGTGACTTGGGCGATGGGGCCGCCGTCTTTGCCGGCAAGAGCAATCGTCGTACAACCACGTTCCTGTGCGAGGTTAAGAGCTCTTAGAACATTGGGAGACTGACCGCTGGTGGAAATGCCTAAAACAATATCGCCTGGGGCGGCCAGGGCTTCTACCTGGCGGCTGAACACCTCGTCAAAGCCGAAATCGTTGCCGACGGCCGTCAGGATGGAGGTGTCGGTGGTCAGCGCGATGGCCGGCAGGGCCTTGCGGTTGCGCAGAAAGCGACCCACGAATTCTGCCGCCATATGCTGGGCGTCAGCGGCGGAACCGCCGTTTCCCATGACCAGCAGCTTATTGCCCCGGGCCATGGCATCGATAAGAGTCAGGGCGCAGCGCCGGATATCGGGGACCATCTGCTGCACCACCTTTTCCAAGGTGCGCATATGGCCGCTCAGGTGTTCGTTGATTTTGGGCGAGATACGATCTTCAGGCATGGGATTGTCTCGATGATCAGTGTTTAGATGTCGGATAAAACTCGCTTAACTATACCGATTACCTCAGGAAATAACAAGATAGATACTCTTTTTCAGCGTTTGGCATCCTCGTACCCTTGTAAGAGCACCAGCCAATCTTCGTGGCTGAAATGGAAGTTGGGGTGACGGTCCTGGATTTTTTTGAGGGAACGCAGCAGACGCGCCACATTATGCTGTTTCCACGAACCGGGTTTTCGGAAGCAGCCTTGGTCGAAATCGATGAGGTAGACTTGCCCTTGTCCATCCAGAAGGATGTTGTTGGCGTTGAGATCGGCGTGAAAGACATTGGCGTCGTGGAAGCGCCTGATGCAGCGGCCAACGGCCAGCCAGACGGCTTCGGGTTGCGGGGCCTTTTTCAGCCGGTCGGCCAGAGTGCTGGTGTCGGCAAGACGCTCGGTGATCAGGTCCGCCCGATAGACGCCAAAACCCGATACCACACTGGCTGCTACTGGCCGAGGAACCGGAAGTCCCTGGGCATAGAGCACCGCCAGCAGACGCCATTCCCGCCAGGCGCGGGATCGTCCGGGGTGCCACCCCAGATAGTGGTCGTGAAAAAGCTTGGCGACCAGACCGCCGCGACGATAGTGCCGCAGCACCCAATCCTGCCCTTGATAGCGAAGAAAATAGGCCTCGCCCCGGCCGAGAGCTTTGCCGACCAGAAAGCCGCCCGCGGCAAGCTTTTCCGGATCGAAAATGTCGTCGGAAGGCTTTGCAATCCGCGCGGCATCGTATAGAATGTGCCGATTTCCACTTCTGACGATGCGAGGATCCAGTTCAGATGTCATTATCCCTGCCATTATCGGCTCCCCCGAAGAGCCTCTGTATTTTACGTTTGTCCGCCCTGGGCGATGTCACCCATGTGCTGCCGACCCTGCGAACCCTGCAGCAGCACTGGCCACAATGTCACATATCCTGGGTTATTGGCAAGACCGAAGCGAGCCTGGTCTGCGACATCCCCGGCGTTGAATTTATCATTTTTGACAAGTCCCAAGGCGTGAAAGCCTACCGGGAGCTGCACGAAAAACTTAAAAACAGGCGCTTCGACGTGCTGTTGCACATGCAGGCCGCCTTGCGGGCCAGCCTGGCCAGCCTGTTGATCCGCGCCGACATCCGCCTGGGCTTCGACCGCGCCCGCGCCACCAACGCACAGTGGCTCTTTACCAACGCCCGCATCGCCCCCCAGAAACGCCAGCACGTTCTGGACGGTTTTCTGGAATTTGCCAAAGCGCTTGGACTGGAGCCCGCTCCTCTGCGCTGGGACATCCCCATTCCCTCTGCAGCCCGAGAGGCCGCCGGCAAGATGCTGCCTGACGAGTCTTTCCTGGCTATCAATCCCTGCTCCAGCGCGCGTGCCCGCAACTGGCGCAACTGGAGCGTGGAGTCCTACGCCGCCGTCATCGACCATGCCTTTGAGACCCACGGCCTGCGCACCGTGCTGACGGGCGGGCCGGCCGCCAACGAAAAAGCCTATGCCGAGGCCATCGTCACCGCCTGCCGTCACACGCCCGTCAACCTGGTGGGCGGCACCACTCTCAAGCAGATGCTTGCCGTGCTCGATAAAGCCGCAGTCGTCATCGCCCCCGACACCGGTCCCGCCCATATGGCCAACGCCCTGGGGAAGAAAGTCATCGGCCTCTATGCCACCTCGAACCCCGAGCGCACCGGCCCCTATTGCCACCGGGAACTGACGGTCAGCAGATATCCTGAGGCAATTGAAGCGGAATACGGCAAAAGCGTGGAAGAACTGCGCTGGGGCAAGCGGGTCAGGAATCCGGAGGCGATGTTGATGATCACAACAGATGAGGTTATTGAGTGCCTTACTCAAGTTATGGGTAGCAATTCAGACTGACTTTCCGCTATAATCCCTGGCAGACAATTTATGCGAGCAAATCTGCATCTTAGCAGGGATTCACCACATGGTTAAACAGGTTTCATCTCCACTGCGCGCCGTACTCTTTTCTGTTGGCGTTTTTTCTATCCTACGCCTGGGCTATTGGGCAACCTACCCGGCCTATTTCGAGAAACTATCCCCGATCGAGATTTTCAAGGCTTTTGCTGTCGGCTGGCGTTTTGATCTGTCGATTACGGTTGCTGCAGGTAGCATTTTTTTTCTGGCACTGGTCCTGCCTTTTCCCATCGTAGACACCCCTCGGCTGCAAAAAGTCTCTCTCTGGAGTCTTTTCAGCTTTTTGAGCGTCCTCTGGATCGTGAACATTGCGGATCTGTTTTATTTTGGCGAAGTCTATCGCCACGTCGGGCGCGAAATCCTGTTACTCAAACACGACTGGGGCATGCTGATTGAACTCGCGCTTCAATCCCGCCTGACGGAAATGGCCCTGGCCTGTCTTGCCCTACTGGGCTTGGCCTTTCTTTGGCATGCCCTTGTAGTTCGGCCTGCATCAGCGCCGCCAGCCGACTCCAGTTTTTCCTGGAGGCGTTCATTCTCATATACAGTTTTCATGCTCCTGCTTCTGCTACTGGGTGCGCGAGGTGGCCTGGTACAGGGAAAACCCATCAGCATGGTGGATGCCTACATGGCCGGCAATGAGAAACAAGCCTCTCTGGCCCTTAACGGTGCCTTTTCATTAGTGCATTCCATTCGCCTTGGTCTCAAGAAATCCTATGATTCCAGCCAGTCTTTGACCTACCTGAGCCCGCAGGAATTGAACCTATGGCAAGCTCAATTCGTTGAAGACAAAGGAGAAGATCCCTTTATTCGTATTTTGTCTGATGATAATACCCCCGAAAATAAAAATATTGTTATTGTTCTGCTTGAAAGCTGGAGCTACCGGTACATAGATGGCCTGGCAGGCAGCGATTATGGCGCCAC
Protein-coding regions in this window:
- a CDS encoding 3-deoxy-D-manno-octulosonic acid kinase encodes the protein MTSELDPRIVRSGNRHILYDAARIAKPSDDIFDPEKLAAGGFLVGKALGRGEAYFLRYQGQDWVLRHYRRGGLVAKLFHDHYLGWHPGRSRAWREWRLLAVLYAQGLPVPRPVAASVVSGFGVYRADLITERLADTSTLADRLKKAPQPEAVWLAVGRCIRRFHDANVFHADLNANNILLDGQGQVYLIDFDQGCFRKPGSWKQHNVARLLRSLKKIQDRHPNFHFSHEDWLVLLQGYEDAKR
- the gmhA gene encoding D-sedoheptulose 7-phosphate isomerase; this encodes MPEDRISPKINEHLSGHMRTLEKVVQQMVPDIRRCALTLIDAMARGNKLLVMGNGGSAADAQHMAAEFVGRFLRNRKALPAIALTTDTSILTAVGNDFGFDEVFSRQVEALAAPGDIVLGISTSGQSPNVLRALNLAQERGCTTIALAGKDGGPIAQVTDLALVVPAAHTPYIQEAHLTIIHILCDLVEEALCTPAESA
- a CDS encoding glycosyltransferase family 9 protein — its product is MSLSLPLSAPPKSLCILRLSALGDVTHVLPTLRTLQQHWPQCHISWVIGKTEASLVCDIPGVEFIIFDKSQGVKAYRELHEKLKNRRFDVLLHMQAALRASLASLLIRADIRLGFDRARATNAQWLFTNARIAPQKRQHVLDGFLEFAKALGLEPAPLRWDIPIPSAAREAAGKMLPDESFLAINPCSSARARNWRNWSVESYAAVIDHAFETHGLRTVLTGGPAANEKAYAEAIVTACRHTPVNLVGGTTLKQMLAVLDKAAVVIAPDTGPAHMANALGKKVIGLYATSNPERTGPYCHRELTVSRYPEAIEAEYGKSVEELRWGKRVRNPEAMLMITTDEVIECLTQVMGSNSD